Proteins co-encoded in one Quercus robur chromosome 8, dhQueRobu3.1, whole genome shotgun sequence genomic window:
- the LOC126694186 gene encoding uncharacterized protein LOC126694186 isoform X2 — MQSYINWYNHGEPRVLNENIHDNEMSDGDHMDGIDALVDDRIRGEPRNATEDEEVRHFDKLEEDAKRELYPGCTDYSILKFVIEMLNVKVMTNLSNKGLDMMLELLTKVLPKGNLVPRSTYEAKKILRDLGMSYEHIDACKNDCALFWKENENLDKCPVCEVPRYKDTRTQGKKIPHKVLRYFPLTPRLRRLYMSSQRAKDMRWYIDKRVDDGIMRHPADSEEWKEFDLQHPDFALEPRNVRLGLATDGFNPFGNMNNNYSMWPVILIPYNLPPWLVMKEPYFMLSLLIPGPHQPGNDIDIYLKPLVDELKELWEEGVETYDAYSKEHFQMRATLLWTIHDYPGFGNVSGWRTKGYHSCYTCNDQPYSEALESKIGFINHRAYLPMEHRWRHSRLHNGLPEKRKRSLELQVGKIQEQLDRMPNIILGKHPSNKKRQLIGEPNWSKVSILYKLPYWKNKKLKHNIDVMHVEKNISESTYGTLLGIEGKNKDTDKARIDLQNMNFRHTLHLKQRPDGSYDKPRAFFSLSPNERDGFYDFLKSVKYPDGYAANISRSVNAKNGRLSGLKSHDCHVLLQRILPIGLRGFADKDISIVLFELGNFFQDLCSRTLKRSELEKLEERIVLILCKLERFLPPAFFDVMVHLAVHLPREAILGGPVQYRWMYPIERYLGKLKRYVSNRARPEGSIAEAYILKECINNWSLYIDGIETIHNRRERNEDFGESSEGLIVFSQTARPTGGRRNDGDFSRALLDTAHWYLLYNSPELEPYLNEHKSTLHNPTREAITQIQRQEFPKWFRERMAPGRLTRSRGEASIPVVQSTVQSTETPLEANPPVQSSSSGEATDALTSTTGSTSRNTRGTTRGVAVRALVEKSGKLPVRIAAEYDAPVGKNACKLVNQIGVQVRSNLSSYNVKNWKSVDAATKDVVLQSIEDQFELEGDSNLVTKAINTKCGRLLSSGSNKLYQTYKKLVQYHGADYAKTHPPNNATLAQWTGLIEGRWTNKDWLEKSRINSENRSKTSGKHRCGTKALAVRVDEETNNNDGQVPELAKIYKDVHFNPNTNRWIQPEDEATYETILKVQEDHCQDPNAIPLTQEEISNLVFKKKSGIVKGLGMRPSSSLVTTASSNSSVEYIHRLESEIIELKEARARDEEERAKEQEARAKQDEVQNNILNFLRSKGYDDAFTYGGGSSSS; from the exons ATGCAATCTTATATTAATTGGTATAATCATGGAGAACCTCGTGTATTGAACGAGAACATTCATGATAATGAAATGTCGGATGGTGATCATATGGATGGTATCGATGCCTTGGTAGATGACCGAATTAGAGGGGAACCAAGAAATGCAACCGAAGATGAGGAGGTGCGTCATTTTGacaaacttgaggaagatgcaAAACGTGAGTTGTATCCGGGTTGCACTGATTATAGTATCTTGAAGTTTGTTATTGAGATGTTGAATGTAAAAGTAATGACCAACTTGAGTAATAAGGGACTTGATATGATGCTAGAATTGTTGACAAAGGTTTTACCGAAAGGTAACTTGGTTCCAAGGTCAACTTATGAAGCAAAGAAGATATTACGTGACTTGGGTATGTCATATGAGCATATAGATGCATGCAAAAATGATTGTGCATTATtttggaaggaaaatgaaaatcttGATAAATGTCCGGTGTGTGAGGTGCCTAGGTACAAAGATACACGTACCCAAGGTAAGAAGATTCCTCATAAAGTATTGCGTTACTTTCCGTTGACACCGAGATTGAGGAGATTGTACATGTCAAGCCAAAGAGCTAAGGACATGAGATGGTATATAGACAAACGTGTGGACGATGGGATAATGAGGCATCCGGCTGATAGTGAGGAGTGGAAGGAATTTGATTTGCAACATCCTGATTTTGCCCTCGAACCTCGCAATGTAAGGTTAGGGTTGGCTACAGATGGATTTAATCCTTTTGGGAATATGAACAATAATTATAGTATGTGGCCTGTCATACTTATCCCCTATAATTTACCACCTTGGTTGGTTATGAAGGAGCCATATTTTATGTTGTCCTTGCTTATTCCCGGTCCCCATCAACCGGGGAATGATATTGATATTTACTTGAAACCATTGGTTGATGAGTTGAAGGAGTTGTGGGAAGAAGGTGTAGAAACTTATGATGCTTATAGTAAAGAGCATTTTCAGATGCGTGCAACTTTGTTGTGGACAATACATGACTATCCTGGATTTGGTAACGTATCCGGGTGGAGGACAAAGGGTTATCATTCTTGTTACACTTGCAACGATCAACCATATTCAGAAGCTTTGGAAAGTAAAATTGGATTCATTAATCATCGAGCTTATTTACCTATGGAACATCGTTGGAGACATAGTCGGTTGCATAATGGTTTACCGGAGAAACGGAAGAGATCTTTAGAGTTACAAGTGGGAAAGATACAAGAGCAACTAGATAGAAtgccaaatataattttaggaaaacATCCAAGTAACAAGAAGAGACAACTCATTGGGGAGCCAAATTGGTCAAAGGTAAGTATTTTGTACAAGCTTCCATACTGGAAAAATAAGAAGCTTAAGCACAACATTGATGTCATGCATGTGGAGAAGAACATTAGTGAGAGTACTTATGGTACTTTGTTGGGCATTGAGGGGAAAAATAAGGACACTGATAAGGCACGGATAGACTTGCAAAATATGAACTTCAGGCACACGTTGCATTTGAAACAACGTCCTGATGGATCATATGATAAACCTCGGGCTTTCTTTTCATTAAGCCCCAATGAAAGAGATGGTTTTTATGACTTTTTGAAATCAGTCAAGTATCCGGATGGCTATGCAGCCAACATATCAAGGTCAGTGAATGCAAAAAATGGTAGATTATCTGGTTTGAAAAGCCACGACTGTCATGTGTTACTACAACGAATTCTTCCAATTGGGTTGCGAGGGTTTGCAGATAAAGACATTAGTATTGTATTGTTTGAGTTAGGCAATTTCTTCCAAGACTTATGCTCAAGGACCCTAAAGCGGAGTGAATTAGAGAAACTAGAAGAACGTATAGTTCTTATACTATGCAAGCTTGAGAGGTTCTTGCCTCCAGCATTCTTTGATGTTATGGTCCACCTTGCTGTTCACTTGCCTCGAGAAGCAATTCTAGGAGGCCCGGTACAATATCGGTGGATGTATCCAATTGAAAG GTAtcttggaaaattgaaaagatacGTTTCCAACCGAGCTCGACCAGAAGGTTCGATTGCAGAGGCTTACATTCTTAAAGAATGTATTAACAACTGGTCTTTGTATATTGATGGGATCGAAACTATTCATAATcgaagagaaagaaatgaagattTTGGTGAATCTAGCGAAggattgatagttttttcacaGACTGCCCGACCTACAGGTGGTAGGCGAAATGATGGCGACTTCTCTCGTGCATTGCTTGATACTGCTCATTGGTACTTGTTGTACAATAGTCCTGAACTAGAGCCTTATTTAAA CGAACACAAAAGCACATTGCATAATCCTACTAGAGAAGCCATAACTCAAATCCAACGACAAGAGTTTCCTAAGTGGTTTAGAGAACGT ATGGCACCAGGACGACTTACACGCTCACGAGGTGAGGCATCTATCCCGGTGGTCCAATCTACGGTTCAATCTACGGAAACACCTCTTGAAGCAAATCCTCCCGTCCAAAGTTCTTCTAGTGGAGAGGCTACCGACGCATTAACTAGCACGACTG gATCTACTAGCAGAAATACCCGTGGAACAACACGTGGTGTAGCAGTACGGGCACTTGTTGAAAAAAGTGGTAAACTGCCAGTACGTATAGCTGCAGAGTATGATGCTCCTGTTGGGAAGAATGCGTGCAAGCTTGTCAATCAAATTGGTGTACAAGTACGAAGTAATTTGTCAAGTTATAACgtaaaaaattggaaaagtgtTGATGCTGCTACTAAAGATGTGGTGCTTCAAAGTATCGAg GATCAGTTTGAGCTAGAAGGTGATTCCAACTTAGTAACGAAAGCAATAAATACAAAATGTGGAAGATTATTGAGTAGCGGCTCTAACAAGTTGTATCAGACTTATAAAAAGCTCGTACAATATCATGGTGCTGACTATGCAAAAACCCATCCGCCAAATAATGCCACACTTGCGCAGTGGACTGGACTCATTGAAGGGAGATGGACCAATAAGGATTGGCTG GAAAAATCAAGAATTAACTCTGAAAATAGGAGCAAAACTTCAGGCAAACATAGATGCGGGACAAAGGCACTTGCTGTTAGGGTTGATGAGGAG ACAAATAATAATGACGGTCAAGTTCCTGAATTGGCAAAAATCTACAAAGatgttcatttcaatccaaatacaaatagGTGGATACAGCCTGAGGATGAAGCGACATAT GAAACTATTCTTAAAGTGCAAGAGGATCATTGTCAAGATCCTAATGCAATTCCCCTTACACAAGAGGAGATCTCAAATTTGGTTTTTAAGAAGAAATCCGGTATTGTAAAAGGACTTGGCATGAGACCTTCCTCTTCTCTAGTAACCACTGCCTCATCTAATTCCTCGGTGGAGTATATTCATCGGTTAGAAAGTGAGATAATTGAGCTCAAAGAGGCAAGAGCCAGGGACGAAGAGGAGCGAGCTAAGGAGCAAGAGGCACGAGCTAAGCAAGATGAGGTCCAAAacaatattcttaattttttgaggaGCAAGGGTTATGATGATGCTTTTACTTATGGAGGTGGTTCATCTTCAAGCTAA
- the LOC126694186 gene encoding uncharacterized protein LOC126694186 isoform X1, which translates to MQSYINWYNHGEPRVLNENIHDNEMSDGDHMDGIDALVDDRIRGEPRNATEDEEVRHFDKLEEDAKRELYPGCTDYSILKFVIEMLNVKVMTNLSNKGLDMMLELLTKVLPKGNLVPRSTYEAKKILRDLGMSYEHIDACKNDCALFWKENENLDKCPVCEVPRYKDTRTQGKKIPHKVLRYFPLTPRLRRLYMSSQRAKDMRWYIDKRVDDGIMRHPADSEEWKEFDLQHPDFALEPRNVRLGLATDGFNPFGNMNNNYSMWPVILIPYNLPPWLVMKEPYFMLSLLIPGPHQPGNDIDIYLKPLVDELKELWEEGVETYDAYSKEHFQMRATLLWTIHDYPGFGNVSGWRTKGYHSCYTCNDQPYSEALESKIGFINHRAYLPMEHRWRHSRLHNGLPEKRKRSLELQVGKIQEQLDRMPNIILGKHPSNKKRQLIGEPNWSKVSILYKLPYWKNKKLKHNIDVMHVEKNISESTYGTLLGIEGKNKDTDKARIDLQNMNFRHTLHLKQRPDGSYDKPRAFFSLSPNERDGFYDFLKSVKYPDGYAANISRSVNAKNGRLSGLKSHDCHVLLQRILPIGLRGFADKDISIVLFELGNFFQDLCSRTLKRSELEKLEERIVLILCKLERFLPPAFFDVMVHLAVHLPREAILGGPVQYRWMYPIERYLGKLKRYVSNRARPEGSIAEAYILKECINNWSLYIDGIETIHNRRERNEDFGESSEGLIVFSQTARPTGGRRNDGDFSRALLDTAHWYLLYNSPELEPYLNEHKSTLHNPTREAITQIQRQEFPKWFRERLQMAPGRLTRSRGEASIPVVQSTVQSTETPLEANPPVQSSSSGEATDALTSTTGSTSRNTRGTTRGVAVRALVEKSGKLPVRIAAEYDAPVGKNACKLVNQIGVQVRSNLSSYNVKNWKSVDAATKDVVLQSIEDQFELEGDSNLVTKAINTKCGRLLSSGSNKLYQTYKKLVQYHGADYAKTHPPNNATLAQWTGLIEGRWTNKDWLEKSRINSENRSKTSGKHRCGTKALAVRVDEETNNNDGQVPELAKIYKDVHFNPNTNRWIQPEDEATYETILKVQEDHCQDPNAIPLTQEEISNLVFKKKSGIVKGLGMRPSSSLVTTASSNSSVEYIHRLESEIIELKEARARDEEERAKEQEARAKQDEVQNNILNFLRSKGYDDAFTYGGGSSSS; encoded by the exons ATGCAATCTTATATTAATTGGTATAATCATGGAGAACCTCGTGTATTGAACGAGAACATTCATGATAATGAAATGTCGGATGGTGATCATATGGATGGTATCGATGCCTTGGTAGATGACCGAATTAGAGGGGAACCAAGAAATGCAACCGAAGATGAGGAGGTGCGTCATTTTGacaaacttgaggaagatgcaAAACGTGAGTTGTATCCGGGTTGCACTGATTATAGTATCTTGAAGTTTGTTATTGAGATGTTGAATGTAAAAGTAATGACCAACTTGAGTAATAAGGGACTTGATATGATGCTAGAATTGTTGACAAAGGTTTTACCGAAAGGTAACTTGGTTCCAAGGTCAACTTATGAAGCAAAGAAGATATTACGTGACTTGGGTATGTCATATGAGCATATAGATGCATGCAAAAATGATTGTGCATTATtttggaaggaaaatgaaaatcttGATAAATGTCCGGTGTGTGAGGTGCCTAGGTACAAAGATACACGTACCCAAGGTAAGAAGATTCCTCATAAAGTATTGCGTTACTTTCCGTTGACACCGAGATTGAGGAGATTGTACATGTCAAGCCAAAGAGCTAAGGACATGAGATGGTATATAGACAAACGTGTGGACGATGGGATAATGAGGCATCCGGCTGATAGTGAGGAGTGGAAGGAATTTGATTTGCAACATCCTGATTTTGCCCTCGAACCTCGCAATGTAAGGTTAGGGTTGGCTACAGATGGATTTAATCCTTTTGGGAATATGAACAATAATTATAGTATGTGGCCTGTCATACTTATCCCCTATAATTTACCACCTTGGTTGGTTATGAAGGAGCCATATTTTATGTTGTCCTTGCTTATTCCCGGTCCCCATCAACCGGGGAATGATATTGATATTTACTTGAAACCATTGGTTGATGAGTTGAAGGAGTTGTGGGAAGAAGGTGTAGAAACTTATGATGCTTATAGTAAAGAGCATTTTCAGATGCGTGCAACTTTGTTGTGGACAATACATGACTATCCTGGATTTGGTAACGTATCCGGGTGGAGGACAAAGGGTTATCATTCTTGTTACACTTGCAACGATCAACCATATTCAGAAGCTTTGGAAAGTAAAATTGGATTCATTAATCATCGAGCTTATTTACCTATGGAACATCGTTGGAGACATAGTCGGTTGCATAATGGTTTACCGGAGAAACGGAAGAGATCTTTAGAGTTACAAGTGGGAAAGATACAAGAGCAACTAGATAGAAtgccaaatataattttaggaaaacATCCAAGTAACAAGAAGAGACAACTCATTGGGGAGCCAAATTGGTCAAAGGTAAGTATTTTGTACAAGCTTCCATACTGGAAAAATAAGAAGCTTAAGCACAACATTGATGTCATGCATGTGGAGAAGAACATTAGTGAGAGTACTTATGGTACTTTGTTGGGCATTGAGGGGAAAAATAAGGACACTGATAAGGCACGGATAGACTTGCAAAATATGAACTTCAGGCACACGTTGCATTTGAAACAACGTCCTGATGGATCATATGATAAACCTCGGGCTTTCTTTTCATTAAGCCCCAATGAAAGAGATGGTTTTTATGACTTTTTGAAATCAGTCAAGTATCCGGATGGCTATGCAGCCAACATATCAAGGTCAGTGAATGCAAAAAATGGTAGATTATCTGGTTTGAAAAGCCACGACTGTCATGTGTTACTACAACGAATTCTTCCAATTGGGTTGCGAGGGTTTGCAGATAAAGACATTAGTATTGTATTGTTTGAGTTAGGCAATTTCTTCCAAGACTTATGCTCAAGGACCCTAAAGCGGAGTGAATTAGAGAAACTAGAAGAACGTATAGTTCTTATACTATGCAAGCTTGAGAGGTTCTTGCCTCCAGCATTCTTTGATGTTATGGTCCACCTTGCTGTTCACTTGCCTCGAGAAGCAATTCTAGGAGGCCCGGTACAATATCGGTGGATGTATCCAATTGAAAG GTAtcttggaaaattgaaaagatacGTTTCCAACCGAGCTCGACCAGAAGGTTCGATTGCAGAGGCTTACATTCTTAAAGAATGTATTAACAACTGGTCTTTGTATATTGATGGGATCGAAACTATTCATAATcgaagagaaagaaatgaagattTTGGTGAATCTAGCGAAggattgatagttttttcacaGACTGCCCGACCTACAGGTGGTAGGCGAAATGATGGCGACTTCTCTCGTGCATTGCTTGATACTGCTCATTGGTACTTGTTGTACAATAGTCCTGAACTAGAGCCTTATTTAAA CGAACACAAAAGCACATTGCATAATCCTACTAGAGAAGCCATAACTCAAATCCAACGACAAGAGTTTCCTAAGTGGTTTAGAGAACGT TTACAGATGGCACCAGGACGACTTACACGCTCACGAGGTGAGGCATCTATCCCGGTGGTCCAATCTACGGTTCAATCTACGGAAACACCTCTTGAAGCAAATCCTCCCGTCCAAAGTTCTTCTAGTGGAGAGGCTACCGACGCATTAACTAGCACGACTG gATCTACTAGCAGAAATACCCGTGGAACAACACGTGGTGTAGCAGTACGGGCACTTGTTGAAAAAAGTGGTAAACTGCCAGTACGTATAGCTGCAGAGTATGATGCTCCTGTTGGGAAGAATGCGTGCAAGCTTGTCAATCAAATTGGTGTACAAGTACGAAGTAATTTGTCAAGTTATAACgtaaaaaattggaaaagtgtTGATGCTGCTACTAAAGATGTGGTGCTTCAAAGTATCGAg GATCAGTTTGAGCTAGAAGGTGATTCCAACTTAGTAACGAAAGCAATAAATACAAAATGTGGAAGATTATTGAGTAGCGGCTCTAACAAGTTGTATCAGACTTATAAAAAGCTCGTACAATATCATGGTGCTGACTATGCAAAAACCCATCCGCCAAATAATGCCACACTTGCGCAGTGGACTGGACTCATTGAAGGGAGATGGACCAATAAGGATTGGCTG GAAAAATCAAGAATTAACTCTGAAAATAGGAGCAAAACTTCAGGCAAACATAGATGCGGGACAAAGGCACTTGCTGTTAGGGTTGATGAGGAG ACAAATAATAATGACGGTCAAGTTCCTGAATTGGCAAAAATCTACAAAGatgttcatttcaatccaaatacaaatagGTGGATACAGCCTGAGGATGAAGCGACATAT GAAACTATTCTTAAAGTGCAAGAGGATCATTGTCAAGATCCTAATGCAATTCCCCTTACACAAGAGGAGATCTCAAATTTGGTTTTTAAGAAGAAATCCGGTATTGTAAAAGGACTTGGCATGAGACCTTCCTCTTCTCTAGTAACCACTGCCTCATCTAATTCCTCGGTGGAGTATATTCATCGGTTAGAAAGTGAGATAATTGAGCTCAAAGAGGCAAGAGCCAGGGACGAAGAGGAGCGAGCTAAGGAGCAAGAGGCACGAGCTAAGCAAGATGAGGTCCAAAacaatattcttaattttttgaggaGCAAGGGTTATGATGATGCTTTTACTTATGGAGGTGGTTCATCTTCAAGCTAA
- the LOC126694188 gene encoding heavy metal-associated isoprenylated plant protein 47-like, translating to MKQKIIIRVQMTCEKCRIKAMKIASNTNGVISVAVEGSDKDQLVVIGEGVDSANLTSSLRKKLSKGAAILSVEEVKEKEKPAEEKEKPKEDKNPNNPEEHALVFHQYPPVPMFCEVVYDPDPSFCSIM from the exons ATGAAG caaaaaattattatccGAGTGCAAATGACCTGTGAAAAATGCAGAATCAAGGCCATGAAGATTGCTAGCAACACTAATG GTGTGATCTCAGTGGCAGTAGAAGGGTCTGATAAAGATCAATTGGTGGTGATTGGCGAAGGTGTGGACTCCGCTAACTTGACCAGCTCGTTGAGGAAGAAGCTTTCCAAAGGTGCCGCCATTTTGAGCGTTGAAGAAgtgaaggagaaagaaaagcCGGCGGAAGAGAAGGAAAAGCCAAAGGAGGATAAGAATCCAAATAATCCTGAAGAACATGCGCTAGTGTTCCATCAATATCCACCAGTTCCCATGTTCTGTGAAGTAGTCTATGATCCTGATCCAAGTTTCTGCTCCATCATGTGA
- the LOC126697927 gene encoding heavy metal-associated isoprenylated plant protein 47-like has product MKQKIIIRVQMTCEKCRIKAMKIASNTDGVISVAVEGSDKDHLVVIGEGVDSANLTGSLRKKLSYGAAILSVEEVKEKEKPKEDKNPNNPEEHALVFHQYPPVPMFCEVVYDPDPSSCSIM; this is encoded by the exons ATGAAG caaaaaattattatccGGGTGCAAATGACCTGTGAAAAATGCAGAATCAAGGCCATGAAGATTGCTAGCAACACTGATG GTGTGATCTCAGTGGCAGTAGAAGGGTCTGATAAAGATCATTTGGTGGTGATTGGCGAAGGTGTGGACTCCGCTAACTTGACCGGCTCGTTGAGGAAGAAGCTTTCCTATGGTGCCGCCATTTTGAGCGTTGAAGAAgtgaaggagaaagaaaagcCAAAGGAGGATAAGAATCCAAATAATCCTGAAGAACATGCGCTAGTGTTCCATCAATATCCACCAGTTCCCATGTTCTGTGAAGTAGTCTATGATCCTGATCCAAGTTCCTGCTCCATCATGTGA